From the Nodularia sphaerocarpa UHCC 0038 genome, the window CCCTTACTAATGACAAATAACGACCCTAGCTAGTTAACTTTATTTACGCCGACCTACTTAGAGGATGTTTTAAAAGTTTTGGGCGAATATAATTCGCTACTACACAAAGGTCGTCTCACCTGCGCGGACTAACGAGAAACTAAGGATTTTCAACCCACGTAGGTGGGTTTTGTCTGTGTAGCTGCGACTTCTAGTCGCCAGAACTAGTAATAATTGATACTTTACAAACATCCTCTTAGGTAAACTTCACCTTAATCCAACGATAAAAAGTCTTCTGCTATAGTAGGATGAATGCCTATTGTTTCATTCAAGACTTGCTTAGTAATTCCTTGACGAATTGCCACCCCTAAAGTTTGAACAATTTCGGCTGCATTTTCACCCAGCATATGAGCGCCCAAAACTTGTTGAGAATTGTCATCTACTACTAACTTGATCATAGCTGGCTCCTCAGCTTCCAGTAGCTGATAGAACAGGGGTTGTAACTTAGTAGAGTAGCATTTTACAGACTCCCCAAATTTTGCCCGTGCTTCGGCCTCAGTCATACCCACACCAGCCCCTTCTGGACGAGAAAAAACAGCAGAAGGCACATAATCGTAATTTACCCTTTGCCGGTTATTACCAAAAACTGTATTGGCAAAAGCAATACCTTCAGCCTTAGCTACTGGAGTTAACTGCATACGGTTGATGCAGTCTCCCACAGCAAAAATATTTGATTGGGTAGTACAATAGTATTCGTCTACCTTAATTTCACCATGTTGACCAACTTCGACCTTAGCCTTTTCTAAACCGAGATTCTGGGTATTAGGACTCCAACCTGTAGCCACGAGGATAGTATCTGCGGCCATAGTTTCTGCACAGTCGCCGGTAGTCTTCAATAGCCAACCGTCATCTAAGTGAGTGATTTCTTCAGCCCTGCTGTTAGTAATAATTCTAATACCGCGTTTGCGTAAACCATCTTGTACCCCAGAGCGAATATCGTCATCAAACCCTGACAATATCATCTCATCTGCTTCAATCAGTGTGACTTCGCACCCTAAAGCCTGCATCATGCTGGAAAATTCAGCCCCAATATAACCACCACCAATAATGGTCAACCGTTTTGGTAAATAGGGTAAATGAAACATTTCACGGGATGTAATGGCGTATTCTATCCCCGGAATATCAGGTTTATTGGGTTTTCCACCCACAGCAATTAAAATTTTATCGGCTGTAACTCTATGCCCATTTAAATCTAGAGTATGGGCATCAATAAAAGTAGCACGTTCTTTAATGATTTCAATTTCCGCTTTTCGCAACTGTTGACAATAGGAGTAGTTAATATGTTCAATATGTCGGTGTACGGATTTCATCAATAGTGTCCAGTCAAAATACCGTTGACACTTACTCCACCCGTAGCTGTGTGCCATTTGGTTTTCCTTGGCAAAGTCGGCTGCGTAGACAATTAGTTTTTTCGGAACACAACCCCGATTTACACAAGTACCACCAATGGTTTCTTGTTCAGCCATAGCGACACGGACACCATAGCTAGCGGCTTTTTTTGCTGCTGCTAATCCCCCAGGCCCAGTACCGATGACAAACAAGTCATAATCAAACGTCATAAAAATCTGTTCCTTTGTAACTGTTTGGCAAGCAGAGCGATTGCATCTCTTATAGTTATTTAGGTAATGTTTTATCTACTGCCTTTGGGTGGATCAAAAATGCCGAAATCTCAGGATGTATAAAGTGTCATTCACATCCTCTAATTGAAAAAAAATCTGCAAATTTATAACTTAAGTAGGATAGTTAATCTGACTAGCGACAGGTATCTTGAGATATGCTATGCCAAAACCTACCTATGCAGCAAATAACCAAAAATATCAAATTAAGTATCAAAAAACCAACCTTAGTGATAATTCCATTGAGGAATATTCAGGATAAGTAAGTCGGTGAGAAAAATTCAATGTATATGAACAAATATAAATTACCTGTAGTCGGGGTTAGCGACAGCGTAACCCACCAGGAATTATTGTTGACGGTGCGTTGCGCGGCGCGACAACACACCCTACAGGAATTATGTCTTTACTCTTGACATAGTTATAAATATTTGTGCCTACTGACTAGGCTTCGCAGATAATTTTAAATCTAAGTTATTTCACGCAAATTAAAGCAGTGCGAGGACAATAGGGATGTATACATTTCTGCAAAAAATGCGGAATAAAATTTTAAAAAAAATTGATGACATACCATTTATCCGATATCAAGAGGATCTGGCTTATCAAGCAGCAGTAAAAAACCATATTGTAAATCTACCCATTCTCGCCAAGGCTGATCTGGATATCGTAGACAGGATCAAAAATGAAGGCGTTGTCATTACTTCATTAGCAGAATTGGGAATTTCATCTACACCTGACATACTCGCAGCAGCCAAAAATCTCATACCCCAAATACCTCCCAATATTTCTGGACAAAAAAATGTGTTTGTTGTTCATGCTACTTCCCAGCAAATAATGGAATATCCAGAAATTTTTTTATGGGGACTTGAACAACGGTTACTCAATATTGTGGAGAATTATCTTGGTTTACCAGTAGCCTACAATGGCGTATATTTTCGCAGAGATATTGCTAATCAAATCGAGCAAGGTTCCAGGTTATGGCATATAGATAGAGAAGATAGAAAGATCCTGAAAATTATAATTTATTTAAATGATATTAATGAATATACAGGTCCACTGCAATATATTCCCCAAGATTTAACTTTAGAAATAGTCAAATCTTTAAAATATACATCTGGCTACATTCAAGAGCAAACCATGAGAGAATTTGTATCCCCAGAAAATTATAAATCCTGTACGGGTTCCGTCGGTACTGTAATTTTTGCTGCTACTGGTAGTATTTTCCATCGGGGAAAGTTACCGATAACTTCGGATAGATTTGCGATATTTTTTGATTATAGTTCTAGACGGCAGAAAAAAAGATATTATATGGCAAATTCTCTGCCGAGTCAGGATTTATTCATCCTGTCACAAAATCTCCCAGAACACAAAAAACACTGTATTTATTATTAATAAATTTGCCAAATAGCCAGTATTTAGAAATATAAATTAAATCACATCCCCATCTGGCTTTTCACTTGCATTCAAGTCTCCCCTCTCCTTGCTTTCGCGTAGCGTCTACCTTTGGGAGAAGGAGAGGGGCTGGGGGTGAGGTTCTCTATTCTATTAAATCCGCGATAAGAGAGGACTTTAGTCCTCACTACAAACCTTTAAATGGTGATATCTTCCTGTTGATTAATAGCTAATCGTAAAACTGATAAGGCTAAAATAATCAAAAATAATACTAAGCCAATGGTGCAAGCATAGCTAATTTCTAAGTTACTAAAGGCTTCTTCATATAAGTAGTAAACAATGGTTTTGGAGCTATTTAGTGGACCGCCTTGGGTCATAATAAATACTTCTTCAAATACTTTCGTGGCAGAAATCGCTGAAATCACCGCCACTAGTGCTAAATAGGGCTTCATCAAGGGTACTGTAATATCCCAGTGTTTGCGGATACCATCTGAACCATCAATAGCTGCGGCTTCATAGACATCAGCCGGAATTGATTGCAACCCGGCTAAATAAATTACCATGTAATAGCCTAGTCCCTTCCAGACGGTGACAGCCATGACGCTGGCTAGAGAAATTGGTACAATGCCTAGCAGCTTCTCTGGACTAGTTAGCCAGGGAATTCCTTCGGGAAAAATATTCACAGTTTTGAGTAACTGATTTAGTAAGCCGTTTTCTGCATACAGCCATTTCCAAGCTATGCCAGCAACTACCATTGATATCACTACTGGGGTGTAGAACGCTGCTCTGAACCAATTCATCCCTCGCAGTTTCTGATTTACCAAAATTGCTAAAACTAAGGGCGCTATGACTAAAATTGGTACGACACCGACAAGATAGAGAAAGGTATTTTCTAAGGTTTTCCAAAATACTGCATCCTTCCACAAGCGGAGAAAGTTGCTAAAACCTATCCATTGGGGTGGCTGGGAAAGGTCTTCGTAGCTGGTAAAGCTGAGGTAAAACGCTTGTATTGCTGGCCAAAAAACTGTTAAAACCAAGAGAATTAAAGCCGGGAGCAAAAATAAGTAAGGGGTGAGTGATTTAAGCTTCAATGTTTTAAGGGTATCTATTGAATAAGACGGAGATTAACTGTGATGGAATCTGAGAACTATTTGCCAATTGAGCATCAAAATGTACCAGTCAATCACCGTGGGTTACATGAATTTTTGTATAGTTCCGACGATGAACACGATACCACTGAGGTGGTTATAACGCCTACATTGGCAAATGATGGGCGGGAAATTATGCCTCTGGAGACTTGGCGCAGGGCTGACCAGAATGCCAAAATTGCCGGAGTTTACGCGGTTTTGGATGGAGAAGGCGAAACTCAGTACATTGGCTATTCTCGGAATGTGTTGCTTTCCCTCAATGGTCATGTTAGCCAATATGGTGAGCAAAAGTGTGCTTTTGTGCGTGTACAGAATTTTAAGTTTCCCAAGCGTCAAGAAATGGAAGATTTGCGAGATGCTTGGATTGGAGAACTCGAATGTACACCACGGGGGAATGCTTCTGAAGGCGGAATGTGGGCTAGTACGGTAGGTGAGGCTGCTAAGGCGGTAATGTCAGAAGGGGAACGCCACGCTTATGAGGAGAAAAAGTTAAAGTTGCGGAAAGCAATGGCTGATTCAACTTTGTCTAAAGAAATAGAAGCGGTGGATGGGAGTGCAGAGGAACGTCAGCGTCAATTGGAAGCTGCTGTGAAGAATGATGACTGGAGTTCAGTGATTGACGCGCAGACAGAAGAAACTAAGTCTTAATACCCCACCCCAACCCCTCCCCGCTAGTGAGGAGGGGCTTTGAAATACAGCAAATTTCATCTGAGTAAGCTAAACAAGGGCGGGTATCTTTGATAGGGACAGGTTAACGTCTAAGATAATGGGTAATGCGGTATAACCACAAGTGAGATTTTGCAGATCAAGGGGCATTTGAGGTATGAAAAATTAAGATTTGCCAAGCAATTAGCTCTGGAGATTATAAATCGCAGCTATACAAGAAAAGTACGCCTGTGCCGACTCAAGTCATTTAAAACGGAGAGGGAGGGATTCGAACCCTCGTATACGTTCCCGCATAACAGACTTTCCAGGTCTGCGCCTTCAACCACTCGGCCACCTCTCCAGGGGCAATCATTTATAACCATACTATGAAATTCTAAAAAATGCAAATATATAATTAAGCAGATTAAATTAAAGCTGAAAGTTCACATTCTCAATCCTAAATTAAGATGTCCCGTACATACACGATTAAAGTCCGCGATCGCGCCACTGGCGAAGAATACAGTCTCCAAGTTCCAGACGACCGCTACATTCTCCACAGCATTGAACAACAAGGGGAAGAACTGCCTTTTTCTTGCCGGAATGGGGCTTGTACGACTTGTGCTGTGCGGGTGCTGTCTGGAGATATTTACCAACCGGAGGCGATTGGATTATCGCCTGCGTTGCGTCGGCAAGGTTACGCTTTGTTATGCGTCAGTTACGCCCGTTCTGATTTGGAGGTGGAAACTCAAGATGAGGATGAGGTTTATGAGCTTCAGTTTGGACGCTATTTTGCTAGGGGTAAAGTTAAGGCGGGTTTACCTTTAGATGAGGATTAAGATTTGGTTCGCGCAAAGGCGCATAGGGCGTTCGCGCAGCGTCCCGAAGGGAAGCCGTTCCCGCAGGGTAGACGCAAAGGTTTTTTTTGGGGTCTTGGTGCGGAAAATTGTCCTTTTGGCTTGCTTGTTGTTGCTGGTGAGTTGTCAAGCTAATAATCAGACTGCAAGCAATCAGGTTCAGGTGAAGGTGGCGCGGGTAGTTAGTGGGCAAAGTTTGGAAGTTTTAGGTATGGCTGAACAACCAAATTTGATTTCTCGCGTCCGTTTGGTTGGGATTGATGCACCAGATTTTCAACAACGCCCTTGGGGAGATGAGTCTAGACAAGTTTTAGCGACGTTGATTGGTGATCAAGAAAAAACCGTAATTCTGGAATTTGATGTGTTAGCCAAAGATCAAATTGGTCGGACTTTGGCTTATGTGTGGAAAGATCAGCAGTTATTGAATGAACAAGTGGTTAAACAAGGATATGCGTTGTTTGTGGGGCGATCGCCTAACCACAAATATGACCAGCGCTTGGAACGCGCCCAACAATGGGCTAGACTCATGGGAAAAGGCATTTGGAACCCAGAAAACCCTATGCGTCTCCTTCCTGCTGAGTTTCGTCGGCGAAATCTTTAGTCACTGGGGAGTGGGGAGTGGGGAGAAGAAGCAGGGGAGCAGGGAGCGGGGAGCAGGGGGGAGAAGACGGTAACTTCCCAATGACTAATGACTAATGACCAATGACTAATGACCAATGACCAATGACTAATGACCAATGACTAATTTACAAATTTTTCTAGATATTGCTACGGAAGCGGCTTTGGCTGCGGGTGCGGTTTTGCAAGGTTATTTGGGTAAGTTAGAAGATGCTATTACCGAAAAGGGTCGCTCTGGTGATTTAGTCACTGTTGCGGATAAAGCTTCGGAAGCGGTAATTTTGGAAATTTTGCGTCGCCACTTTCCCGAACATTCTATTCTGGCTGAGGAATCAGGAAAGTTGGGAAATCAAGATAATCAGTATCTCTGGGCAATTGACCCCTTAGATGGTACAACCAATTACGCTCACCAATACTCGGCTTTTGCTGTTTCCATTGGGCTATTAGTTGATGGTGTGCCGCAAGTGGGTGTAATTTATGACCCTCTTCATGATGAGCTATTTCGGGCGGCTACTGGCTTAGGCGCGACGCGCAACCGTAATTATATCAAGGTTTCGGAAATATCTGAACTGAGTAAAAGCCTACTGGTAACGGGATTTGCCTATGATCGCCGCGAAACATCGGATAACAACTATGCAGAATTTTGTCACCTGACTCATCTCACCCAAGGTGTGAGGCGTAGCGGTTCAGCCGCCCTTGATTTGGCTTATGTTGCTTGTGGGCGTGTTGATGGTTACTGGGAAAGGGGAATTTCTCCTTGGGATGTTGTCGCAGGTGTAGTTTTATTGCGAGAAGCTGGGGGTGAAGTTACTGCATACAATGGTACTCCTTTCAAAATTGAATCAGGCAGAATTTTAGCTACTAATGGTAATATTCATAACAAGCTTAGTCGTGAGTTGGTAGAAGTTCCGCCTTTATCGAGTTGGAAATGAGGGGGATGGGAAAAAATAGTCATTGATACCTGGTATCTGACTATTTGTTACTGACAAATTAACGATGAAGCAAAGTAAACTAGGAAAAAGCTCAAGCTCTTTTGGTGCAAAACCGCTCTATGTCTTTAAAAATAGATCGTGGATTATTTAAATATGATTTCATAGATTATCACGCAATTTTATGTGTTCCCGTTGATGCGGATGTGAAGCACATACGTCAACGTTATCTGCAAATTGCCCGCAAGTTGCACCCGGATAGCAGCGTGATTGCCGCAGATGAGCAAAAACATCTCGCTCATGAATTATTATCAAAGTTGGTTAACCCAGCTTATGAAAATCTTTCAAAAGAACGTATTCACTCAGAATACATGATAGTTTTGTCACAAATGGGCAAGCGCCTGGTACAAGACTCTACTTCAGTGGCATTGAGTTGCGACTTGGCTAAACAACTAGTGACTGCTCCTAATATTGATCATTTTTACAAAACTGCGATCGCTAACATCGCTGCAACCCAATATGACTCGTTAAAGCAAGCAGTTAAAATCATATCCCAAATCAGCGAGTTAAATTTAGTTTACCTGATGCGGATTGCTGCCAACGCCGCCAAGGCTTCCACCCCGCCACCGTCATCGGCTAAACCCACAAGTAACTCAGCTACGCCAAAGGCAAATACAGCACCTCTACCCCCACTGCCTGCGGTAAAAGAAGATTCACCTGTAGATCAGTATGTTCGTCGCGCTCAAGGTTTCATTGACAAAGACCAATTTAGTCAAGCCAAAGTAGAGTTACAGGATGCTCTGAAGCTAGAACCTAAAAATAGTCACTGTCATAGTTTGGTTGGCTTGATATATTTGAAGCAAAATCAGGTGAAGATGGCGAAAATTCATTTTGATAATGCTTTGAAATTCGATCCCGCCAATAAAATAGCATTGACATGGAAACTTAAAATAGAACAAGCTTTAGGGACACAATCGGGTAGCTCGAAAGTTACTTCACCTCCTGATAGTGGAAGTAAACAACCAGATAAGTCTGGAGGTGGGGGTTTGTTTGGTGGTTTGTTTGGTGGGAAGAAAAAATAATGGTGTATCAACCAGCAGCGGGAGCCAGGGATTTATTACCT encodes:
- a CDS encoding J domain-containing protein; its protein translation is MSLKIDRGLFKYDFIDYHAILCVPVDADVKHIRQRYLQIARKLHPDSSVIAADEQKHLAHELLSKLVNPAYENLSKERIHSEYMIVLSQMGKRLVQDSTSVALSCDLAKQLVTAPNIDHFYKTAIANIAATQYDSLKQAVKIISQISELNLVYLMRIAANAAKASTPPPSSAKPTSNSATPKANTAPLPPLPAVKEDSPVDQYVRRAQGFIDKDQFSQAKVELQDALKLEPKNSHCHSLVGLIYLKQNQVKMAKIHFDNALKFDPANKIALTWKLKIEQALGTQSGSSKVTSPPDSGSKQPDKSGGGGLFGGLFGGKKK
- the gorA gene encoding glutathione-disulfide reductase; amino-acid sequence: MTFDYDLFVIGTGPGGLAAAKKAASYGVRVAMAEQETIGGTCVNRGCVPKKLIVYAADFAKENQMAHSYGWSKCQRYFDWTLLMKSVHRHIEHINYSYCQQLRKAEIEIIKERATFIDAHTLDLNGHRVTADKILIAVGGKPNKPDIPGIEYAITSREMFHLPYLPKRLTIIGGGYIGAEFSSMMQALGCEVTLIEADEMILSGFDDDIRSGVQDGLRKRGIRIITNSRAEEITHLDDGWLLKTTGDCAETMAADTILVATGWSPNTQNLGLEKAKVEVGQHGEIKVDEYYCTTQSNIFAVGDCINRMQLTPVAKAEGIAFANTVFGNNRQRVNYDYVPSAVFSRPEGAGVGMTEAEARAKFGESVKCYSTKLQPLFYQLLEAEEPAMIKLVVDDNSQQVLGAHMLGENAAEIVQTLGVAIRQGITKQVLNETIGIHPTIAEDFLSLD
- a CDS encoding inositol monophosphatase family protein, encoding MTNLQIFLDIATEAALAAGAVLQGYLGKLEDAITEKGRSGDLVTVADKASEAVILEILRRHFPEHSILAEESGKLGNQDNQYLWAIDPLDGTTNYAHQYSAFAVSIGLLVDGVPQVGVIYDPLHDELFRAATGLGATRNRNYIKVSEISELSKSLLVTGFAYDRRETSDNNYAEFCHLTHLTQGVRRSGSAALDLAYVACGRVDGYWERGISPWDVVAGVVLLREAGGEVTAYNGTPFKIESGRILATNGNIHNKLSRELVEVPPLSSWK
- a CDS encoding 2Fe-2S iron-sulfur cluster-binding protein, giving the protein MSRTYTIKVRDRATGEEYSLQVPDDRYILHSIEQQGEELPFSCRNGACTTCAVRVLSGDIYQPEAIGLSPALRRQGYALLCVSYARSDLEVETQDEDEVYELQFGRYFARGKVKAGLPLDED
- a CDS encoding carbohydrate ABC transporter permease, producing MKLKSLTPYLFLLPALILLVLTVFWPAIQAFYLSFTSYEDLSQPPQWIGFSNFLRLWKDAVFWKTLENTFLYLVGVVPILVIAPLVLAILVNQKLRGMNWFRAAFYTPVVISMVVAGIAWKWLYAENGLLNQLLKTVNIFPEGIPWLTSPEKLLGIVPISLASVMAVTVWKGLGYYMVIYLAGLQSIPADVYEAAAIDGSDGIRKHWDITVPLMKPYLALVAVISAISATKVFEEVFIMTQGGPLNSSKTIVYYLYEEAFSNLEISYACTIGLVLFLIILALSVLRLAINQQEDITI
- a CDS encoding 2OG-Fe(II) oxygenase codes for the protein MYTFLQKMRNKILKKIDDIPFIRYQEDLAYQAAVKNHIVNLPILAKADLDIVDRIKNEGVVITSLAELGISSTPDILAAAKNLIPQIPPNISGQKNVFVVHATSQQIMEYPEIFLWGLEQRLLNIVENYLGLPVAYNGVYFRRDIANQIEQGSRLWHIDREDRKILKIIIYLNDINEYTGPLQYIPQDLTLEIVKSLKYTSGYIQEQTMREFVSPENYKSCTGSVGTVIFAATGSIFHRGKLPITSDRFAIFFDYSSRRQKKRYYMANSLPSQDLFILSQNLPEHKKHCIYY
- a CDS encoding thermonuclease family protein: MRIKIWFAQRRIGRSRSVPKGSRSRRVDAKVFFGVLVRKIVLLACLLLLVSCQANNQTASNQVQVKVARVVSGQSLEVLGMAEQPNLISRVRLVGIDAPDFQQRPWGDESRQVLATLIGDQEKTVILEFDVLAKDQIGRTLAYVWKDQQLLNEQVVKQGYALFVGRSPNHKYDQRLERAQQWARLMGKGIWNPENPMRLLPAEFRRRNL
- a CDS encoding GIY-YIG nuclease family protein; translated protein: MESENYLPIEHQNVPVNHRGLHEFLYSSDDEHDTTEVVITPTLANDGREIMPLETWRRADQNAKIAGVYAVLDGEGETQYIGYSRNVLLSLNGHVSQYGEQKCAFVRVQNFKFPKRQEMEDLRDAWIGELECTPRGNASEGGMWASTVGEAAKAVMSEGERHAYEEKKLKLRKAMADSTLSKEIEAVDGSAEERQRQLEAAVKNDDWSSVIDAQTEETKS